The sequence GGTGGCCGAGCTCGCCGCCACCCACGGCTTCGAGGGAGGCAGCGCCGCCGAGTGCGTGGCGGCGGCCGTCGAGGCGGGCAAGCGCGGGGAGCCCCTGCTGGACGAGATCGCCGAGCGGCTGGCGCTGGGTGTGGCGTCGGTCTCCGTCGTGCTCGACCCCGGGCTCGTGGTGCTGGCCGGAGAGGTCAGCCAGGCGGGCGGGGGCGCGCTGACCTCCAGGATCGAGGAGGCGGTGGCCCGGATCTGCCCGGTCCGCCCGCAGGTGGTGGCCAGCGAGGTGGAGGGGAACCCGGTGCTGCGCGGTGCGGTTCTCGCCGCTCTGGAGCAGGCCCGCGAGGAGATCTTCGCGCCCTGAGAGCCCGGCGGGACAGACGGCTCTTCCCGGTCCGTACCCATTGCGGTGCCGGGAAGATCGTCTATGCTGGCGCGGAAATGTCATAGAAAAGACATGATTCCGTGATCAGAGATCGGGGTTCTATGACGGTCGTCATCGCCGTTTTGCATGCCGAGGACGTCGCTCTCGAGTTCGTGTCCGTCCTGAGGCGTCACGCCGACCGGGACATCAGGGTGGTCGTCGGCCAGTCGGCGTCGTGGGTGACCCTGCCGGCGGGGCTGCCCCCGAGGGAGCGGCTGGAGCTGCTCGCCCCCCTCGTGGAGCCCGGCGGCAACACGGCCCCGCTGCCGGTCCCCGAGGAGGTGGCCGGCCTGCTGGGCGGGCCGCCCGCCGAGGTCTGGACCCATTCGCCGGCCGACCACCGGATCCGCCGGGCCCGGTTCGGCTGGACCGTCTCCCGCGCGGTCCCCGGCCTGACCGTGACGTACTCGGTGGGGGACAACCCCTTCCTGCAGACGGTCCCCGCCGAGGCGATCGCGCTCACCGGGGCCGAGGCCGACATCAAGATCGATTTCATCAACCGGCACGCCGGGGAGCTGCTCCGCAGCCGGGTGGCCGACCGGCTCGTCACCACCGACCGGGTCCCGGTGGTCGAACGCTTCTTCACCGCCGACGCGACCCAGGCCAACCGGCTGTACGCGCTGATCTCCAGCCTGGGGGACGACGCCGCGCTGGCCGACGACCCGTGGGAGTTCGGCCGGTCGGCGTACGAGGCCGACCGGCTCGACGCGACGGCGGCATGGGTCACCCGGTGGTGCGCCCCGGACGACGGGCCGATCGTGGAGGTGGGCGCCTGCGAGGGCGAGCTGACCCGGCGGCTGGCCGGGAAGGGCTACACGCTGCAGGCCACCGAGCCCAACGCCGGGTTCCGTGCCCGGCTGGCCGGGCGGCTGGGGGCCGATCCGGGCGCCGATCCCGGTACGGCGGGGCGGCTGGGGGTCGGTCCGGGCTCCGGCCCCGGTACGGCAGGGCGGACAGGAGCCCGGGACGGTGCCGATCCCGGCGCGGCCGGGCGGACGGATGTCCGGAACGGTGCCGGCCCCGGTACGGCGGGGCGGACGGGAGCCCGGGACAGCGCCGATCCCGGCGCGACCGGGGCGGTAGGAGCCGGGGCCGTCACGGCGGAGCGGTCCGGGCCGGGGGTGGAGGTGTCGCCGGACAGCCTGGAGGACCTGGCCGCCCACCGGAGCCGTCCGGCGGCGGCGTACCTGCTGATCGAGATGCTCTACTACGACCAGGACCTGGCGCTGCTCGACGCCCTGCCGACCGACCGGATCCTCATCGCACTGGAGACCGGCCAGCTCAACGACCGGGTCTGGCCATGGCTGCGACGGCAGTCCACCTGGCGGGTGGCCGAACGGCTCGAACTCGCCCCGCCGACGCTGGAGTCCGTCTGCGACGGCCTCGCCTACCTGCGCAAGCGAGGCAGCCGCGGGCTCGTGCTGACCAGGTCGGGGGAGGCGGGATGAGCTGGCGGACGATCGTGGTCTCGCCGCATTTCGACGACGCGGTCCTGTCGGTGGCAGGGGTGCTCGCCCGCGACGAGGGGCCGGCGGTGGTCGTCACGGCGCTGGGCGGGGCGCCGGGCGAGGAGATCTCGGCGTGGGACCGGCTGTGCGGGTTCGCCTCGGCCGAGGAGACCGCGCGGGAGCGGCGGGCGGAGGACGCGCGGGCGTGCGAGATCCTCGGCGTGGACCAGGTGGCGCTGGCGCATCCCGACGCCCCGGTGGCGGGGCTGCGGCTCCGGGAGCTGGAGGGCTTCCTCACCGGCCACGTCACACCGGAGACGCGGGTGCTGATCCCGATGGGGATCGGCAACGCCGACCACGAGGCGGTCCGTGACCAGGCGCTGGACACGCTGCGGAAGGCCGGCGCCCGGCAGCCGTGGGTCTACGCCGACCTGCCGTACGCCGCCGCCGTCCGTGAGTGGGGGACCGCCTCGGCCGATCAGGCCCTGGCCGCCAAGCCGCCGGTCCGGGCCCTCGCGGAGCGGCACCGGATCCGCCCCGAGCTGCGGATCCGGCTGGAGGGCGACGAGTGGACGGCCAAGCGGCGTGCCGTGCTGGCGTACGCCTCCCAGATCGCACCGCTCGCCTGCGACTACGGGGAGTTCCTCGCGATGCCGGGCCCGCTCCAGCACGAGCTGGTGTGGGCCGTCGACGACTGACGCCCGGCCGCGCCCCACCCGGCCGGTCCGTCCGGCGGCCACCCCCGGGTGGCCGCCGTGAGTCGTTCCGCGGATCTCGGGGTGGGCCG comes from Streptosporangium roseum DSM 43021 and encodes:
- a CDS encoding PIG-L deacetylase family protein, which translates into the protein MSWRTIVVSPHFDDAVLSVAGVLARDEGPAVVVTALGGAPGEEISAWDRLCGFASAEETARERRAEDARACEILGVDQVALAHPDAPVAGLRLRELEGFLTGHVTPETRVLIPMGIGNADHEAVRDQALDTLRKAGARQPWVYADLPYAAAVREWGTASADQALAAKPPVRALAERHRIRPELRIRLEGDEWTAKRRAVLAYASQIAPLACDYGEFLAMPGPLQHELVWAVDD